The Elusimicrobiaceae bacterium DNA window CTTCGCCCGACCAGCCGAAAGGCTGGAACCAGAAATGGCGCCGGCCGCTGCGCGAAACGTTCAACCGGCTGGCGGAAAAACTCGACGGCTTTTACGAAACGGAAAGCGCGGCTGTTTTTACCGACAGCCGGGCGGCGCGCGAAGGGTATATCGCCTGCCTTAACGCCGACCGGATGCGCCGGCTGCGCGGCTACGTCAAATCCTGCCTCAGGCCCTCCGCCGCGCCGCAGGATCTTAAAAAGGGCCTGAAACTGCTTGAAATGCAGCGCAACCGGCTTCTCATGTTCACCAGCTGCGGCTGGTTTTTCGACGAGCTTTCCGGCCTGGAGCCGGTTCAGACAATGAAATACGCCGCGATGGCCTGCGGCCTGGCGGCCGAACTGGGCTGCAACGCCGAACAGGAACTGGAAGCGGGGCTGGCACGGTGCCCGTCAAACCTGCCGCGCTTTAAAAGCGGCGACCGGGTATACCGCGCGCTCGTAAAACCCGCCGCCATCACTCCGGCCCGTGCGGCCGCGCACTACAGCCTTGCGCTAACCTGCCGGCTGGAACTGCCGTTCGAGGACGGCACGGCCTTTCATTATAAACTGACGGACGAAGGCATTGCGGCCGCGCATATCCGCGCGTATCTGGTCCGCACCGAAACCTCCGACACAATGGAACAGCGCCCGTTTTCAATATTCGTGCTGAAAAAAAGCGCCGACAAATACTGCGCCGCCGGCGCGGACTGTTTTGCAGCCCCCGCGCACAATCCCGCCGCACACGCAAAATTTTTCGACCGGCTCCAGTCCGAGCCGGACCGGGCGCAGGAAATACTGGCCGGCGCGGGCTATGAACATTTCACGGAAACCGCGCTGCTGGCCGACTGGCGGCGCGCCAATCCCATGTTCGCCAATCCGGCCCCGGCGGAAAAGGACAGACTGCTGCAGCACTGGACTGAAACGCTCGCCCGGGCCCGCTATGCCGATCTGCTTACCCCGGCGCTCATGGCGGAGCTCGACGCCATGCGCGCGGCCGGGCTGCGGCCCGCCGCCATTCCGTGGCTGGACCAGCTTTCGGCGTTATGCGCCGACCGCTTTTCCCTGGCGCTGGAATCCTTTTCGGCGGCCCGGCTGGCGGCGGTTCTGCCGTGGCTTGAATATTTTTCAAACGCCGGCCTTTCAAACTGGCGCGCGCTGCTCGCGCTGCGGAATTTTCTGCCGGGCCTGTCCGCCACGCGCACCGACCCGGAATTTACGCGCCTGCTGCGCCAGGCGGCGCCGCTTATGGGAGTGAAAACAATCAGCTGATTATGCCAATAAAAAAAATACGACTGGAAACCCGGGAACAGGCCGTCTGCGTGCTGGGCGTGCAGGACGAGCAGCTGCGCCGGCTGGAACGCGATTACAAGGTTGAGCTTTTCGTACGGCACGAGCCGGGCGAAGCCGGCGGAGTGGACATAAGCATAAAAGGCCCCATCTCGCGGGTGGACAAGGCGCTCAACGCCATCACCGACATAATTTCGCAAAAAGAAATGCTCGCGCACGCCGAGCCGACGCAGCCGGGCGACAAACCAAGCCCGATCAGCAACGGCGTAATTTACCACCCGTCGCGCGGGCTGCCGGTGAAACTGCGCAACGCCGCGCAGACGGAGTACGCCAACATGATTTTCGGCAGCGACATGGTGATCGGGATCGGCCCGGCCGGCACAGGCAAAACCTTCGTCGCCGCGGCGGCGGCCATGCGTTCTCTGGAAATGAATCTGGTTGACCGGATAATACTCACAAGGCCCATCGTGGAAGCCGGAGAAA harbors:
- a CDS encoding DUF3536 domain-containing protein, with product MTRRHLAVHGHFYQPPRENPWLGCVEAEHNTGGMHDWNSIITAECYGPLAAVPVARRGKTADELLNLYTQISFNFGPTLLNWLEYRHRSLYLAILQADRESAKKRSGHGNALAQVYNHVIMPLASQRDKRTQIIWGLEDFRYRFGREPEGMWLAETAVDEATLEELCLHGLRFALLAPRSLASKRMSGVRTNEPVHPDDYTRPYRWHCRQQKGKFIDLFFYSPQLADAMRAGGCSNPGVLPEQTRLLLPAGVREPRLLSYASDGEDYGHHFKTGHLALAGALCAVEAKGLARITNYGEFLDICGAPRFEAEIVSPSAWSCPHGVGRWTDDCGCTSPDQPKGWNQKWRRPLRETFNRLAEKLDGFYETESAAVFTDSRAAREGYIACLNADRMRRLRGYVKSCLRPSAAPQDLKKGLKLLEMQRNRLLMFTSCGWFFDELSGLEPVQTMKYAAMACGLAAELGCNAEQELEAGLARCPSNLPRFKSGDRVYRALVKPAAITPARAAAHYSLALTCRLELPFEDGTAFHYKLTDEGIAAAHIRAYLVRTETSDTMEQRPFSIFVLKKSADKYCAAGADCFAAPAHNPAAHAKFFDRLQSEPDRAQEILAGAGYEHFTETALLADWRRANPMFANPAPAEKDRLLQHWTETLARARYADLLTPALMAELDAMRAAGLRPAAIPWLDQLSALCADRFSLALESFSAARLAAVLPWLEYFSNAGLSNWRALLALRNFLPGLSATRTDPEFTRLLRQAAPLMGVKTIS
- a CDS encoding PhoH family protein, encoding MPIKKIRLETREQAVCVLGVQDEQLRRLERDYKVELFVRHEPGEAGGVDISIKGPISRVDKALNAITDIISQKEMLAHAEPTQPGDKPSPISNGVIYHPSRGLPVKLRNAAQTEYANMIFGSDMVIGIGPAGTGKTFVAAAAAMRSLEMNLVDRIILTRPIVEAGEKLGFLPGDLYEKVHPYLRPLYDAFQTLAGPERFRNLREDGVLEIVPLAYMRGRTLENAFIILDEAQNTMPEQMKMFLTRMGMNSKVVVTGDITQIDLEDKNKSGLFQITHILQHTEGIKFFRFNKEDIVRHPLVKEILAAYENWENKKTKKPM